A window from Thermoplasma sp. Kam2015 encodes these proteins:
- a CDS encoding ABC transporter permease → MYRSSQMAASILVNAVYAMKNFPITLVNTLLSPLSFLLVITLASHGRLLSVSLGGALIMSMVSSGIGLQGDLSHLKNDFKLQDMVVSSPTTASVYLVGMAISEIVYSVPAIAVLGVLASIYIHTTVTGIFQIIAVMTLMFSFSILLGFTLATITYDIIQSWAFSGIISTLISTIPPVYYPITYIPMPFRYAAYASPTTYGAELVQNAIGFVHISTASFITDWIILILINVVFLFIAVKKARWREV, encoded by the coding sequence ATGTACAGGAGTAGCCAGATGGCCGCATCTATATTGGTGAACGCAGTATATGCGATGAAGAATTTCCCGATCACGCTGGTCAATACACTTCTTTCTCCATTATCCTTCCTTTTGGTTATCACATTGGCAAGTCATGGTAGGCTCCTGTCCGTTTCGCTCGGGGGCGCCCTTATAATGTCAATGGTATCCAGCGGAATTGGACTGCAGGGCGATCTATCCCACCTTAAGAATGATTTCAAGCTTCAGGACATGGTTGTGAGCTCACCCACAACTGCTTCGGTATATCTTGTTGGAATGGCCATCTCTGAGATAGTGTATTCAGTACCGGCCATAGCAGTGCTCGGAGTGCTGGCCTCCATCTACATTCATACGACCGTAACGGGTATTTTCCAGATAATTGCAGTCATGACTCTTATGTTCTCGTTTTCCATACTGCTTGGATTCACTCTTGCCACCATCACATACGATATAATACAGAGCTGGGCTTTTTCTGGAATAATATCAACTCTTATATCGACGATTCCGCCTGTGTATTATCCAATCACGTACATACCGATGCCGTTTAGATATGCGGCCTATGCCTCTCCAACCACGTACGGTGCTGAACTTGTCCAGAATGCCATAGGGTTTGTCCATATATCTACTGCATCATTCATAACTGACTGGATAATCCTGATACTGATAAATGTGGTATTTCTCTTCATAGCTGTTAAGAAAGCGAGATGGAGGGAGGTATGA
- a CDS encoding phenylalanine--tRNA ligase subunit alpha, which translates to MVQISDAEYKVLLAIQSHGGEARESELSITGLSEREIASAISWLEVKGLIDVEKKETKIYTLSEEGRRYLKEGLPELVLYRKLEEMKEITLDEIRNLMPESYRIALAQLAKFGITPKNGKLTFKDPGISEILEARQRFLSNLDPDDKEMIDHFRHRSGIIEEKTKTERIVKLRDTAVEAISGFDQEGTIGTLDPSIISSGNWRNKKFRKYDLNSPAKQIKGAIKHPMTYLIEEIRQIFLNMGFTEMSGQYIESTLWDMDALFIPQDHPARDMQDTFYVDSPGFVIDNDQISKKIKRIHETGFDGYTGWGYRWSAEESRRLVLRTHTTVNTARYLYQNNEPPQAIFSIEKVFRHESVDWKHLAEFYQIEGAVYSKEVSVSTLKWILRDFYSKLGFKEIKLVPSYYPYTEPSLDVIVKINGREVELGGSGLFRPEVLKILGLRAPVMAWGMGLERLAMIFYGLTDVRDLYNTDFDFLSSFRFDTDKILKDNTAKTG; encoded by the coding sequence ATGGTTCAGATCAGTGATGCAGAATATAAAGTTCTCCTGGCAATCCAATCTCATGGGGGCGAGGCAAGAGAGTCGGAATTATCAATAACTGGACTCTCAGAAAGAGAGATAGCCAGCGCCATCTCATGGCTAGAGGTCAAAGGCCTAATAGATGTTGAAAAGAAAGAGACAAAAATTTATACATTATCAGAAGAGGGGCGGAGATACCTCAAAGAAGGGTTGCCTGAACTTGTCCTCTACAGGAAGCTTGAAGAAATGAAGGAGATAACGCTCGATGAGATCAGGAATCTAATGCCAGAGAGCTACAGAATAGCACTGGCCCAGCTTGCTAAATTCGGAATAACTCCTAAAAATGGAAAACTAACGTTCAAAGATCCAGGTATATCAGAAATCCTGGAAGCTAGGCAGAGATTTCTCTCAAACCTCGATCCGGATGACAAGGAAATGATCGATCATTTCAGGCATAGATCTGGTATAATCGAAGAAAAAACAAAGACGGAACGCATCGTAAAATTGAGAGATACGGCGGTTGAAGCGATTTCTGGATTCGATCAGGAGGGGACAATAGGAACGCTGGATCCCTCCATAATATCGTCTGGAAACTGGAGGAATAAAAAGTTCAGAAAATATGATCTGAATTCACCAGCTAAACAGATCAAGGGAGCGATCAAGCATCCAATGACATACCTAATAGAGGAGATAAGGCAAATCTTCTTGAATATGGGATTCACTGAAATGAGTGGACAATACATAGAATCCACGCTGTGGGATATGGATGCCCTTTTCATTCCCCAGGATCATCCAGCAAGGGATATGCAGGATACCTTCTACGTCGACTCTCCTGGTTTCGTGATAGATAATGATCAGATATCTAAAAAAATAAAGAGAATTCATGAGACAGGCTTTGATGGATATACAGGTTGGGGATACCGCTGGTCCGCGGAAGAGTCAAGAAGACTAGTGCTGAGAACTCATACCACGGTTAATACTGCCAGATACCTCTATCAAAATAATGAACCTCCGCAGGCAATATTCTCCATAGAAAAGGTCTTCAGACATGAGAGCGTAGACTGGAAGCATCTGGCGGAATTCTACCAGATAGAAGGGGCGGTTTACAGTAAGGAAGTTAGCGTGTCAACCTTGAAATGGATCCTCAGAGATTTTTATTCCAAGCTAGGATTCAAAGAAATAAAGCTCGTTCCATCTTATTATCCTTACACGGAACCTAGTCTTGATGTCATAGTCAAAATAAACGGCAGAGAGGTTGAACTCGGTGGATCTGGTCTTTTCAGGCCAGAGGTTCTCAAGATACTTGGGCTCAGGGCTCCGGTGATGGCATGGGGAATGGGTCTGGAAAGACTTGCAATGATCTTCTATGGACTCACCGATGTTCGCGATCTCTATAATACGGATTTTGACTTTCTCTCATCATTCAGATTCGATACCGATAAGATTTTGAAAGATAATACCGCAAAAACAGGATGA
- a CDS encoding ABC transporter ATP-binding protein, with product MKGYFKCSGISKTYSKGQIALRDVSFEIPMRGIFSLIGRNGAGKTTLVRILATELMPTSGNVIVDDIDIINDPDTIRRRIAIIPQEARAISWLTPMQTITTFLLYRGVKYSEAKAKAKEVLKEFGLTTVSDKLNRTLSGGQKRKVLVAALVASDADILFMDEPTTGLDPISRAELWDILSYLKKDKFIFLTTHYLEEAERLSDRIGILDQGEIKAIGTMSELRAKVPKKYSISLLDGDHESVEIDNNGSIIKIGSRIFVDENEAYAIAKDLINRNIRFSINPVSLEDIYYSIVKRDIRGEDHVQE from the coding sequence ATGAAGGGATATTTTAAATGTTCAGGGATATCGAAGACGTATTCGAAGGGTCAGATCGCCCTCAGAGATGTCTCCTTCGAAATACCAATGCGGGGCATATTTTCGCTCATAGGGAGAAACGGCGCGGGTAAAACTACGCTGGTGAGAATACTGGCCACTGAGCTAATGCCGACTTCTGGCAATGTCATCGTTGATGACATCGACATAATCAATGATCCCGATACCATAAGACGGAGGATAGCGATAATACCGCAGGAAGCAAGGGCTATATCATGGCTTACACCTATGCAGACCATAACCACTTTCTTGCTCTACAGAGGAGTAAAATATTCTGAAGCTAAAGCGAAGGCAAAGGAGGTTCTGAAGGAATTTGGTCTTACGACTGTTTCGGATAAGTTGAACAGGACACTCTCCGGAGGCCAGAAAAGGAAGGTTCTGGTAGCTGCACTGGTGGCTTCAGATGCAGATATACTGTTCATGGACGAGCCAACAACAGGTCTAGATCCGATATCTAGGGCGGAGCTATGGGATATACTTTCATATCTAAAGAAAGATAAATTCATATTCTTGACCACGCACTACCTTGAAGAGGCGGAACGCCTGTCTGATCGCATAGGTATACTCGATCAGGGAGAGATCAAGGCAATAGGTACTATGTCCGAACTTCGTGCAAAGGTTCCAAAAAAGTACAGTATAAGCCTTCTTGATGGAGATCACGAAAGCGTTGAAATCGACAATAATGGATCCATAATAAAGATAGGAAGCAGGATATTCGTGGATGAAAATGAAGCCTATGCTATAGCTAAGGATCTTATAAACAGGAACATAAGATTTTCAATAAATCCAGTGTCTTTGGAGGACATATACTATAGCATAGTAAAGAGGGACATAAGAGGTGAGGATCATGTACAGGAGTAG
- a CDS encoding rhodanese-like domain-containing protein, translating to MRIAKGNLYFEEITEILSGKSSIIIDTDPLSLYNQFHPPFSFPMPAKDVKKVVSRPDIRYENVMVFSSSEDDVSMLMNSDLPDNVKILYDNTDRSWTNIYPYSYYRKIDPDRLYSHLKDFQILDIREEFELFTGFIEGSINIPFSKIMEQDIDLEKNRTYAIICAHGNRSRVAVELLSSRGFEVYDVPGGIQKWLEMGFPVSYVED from the coding sequence GTGAGGATTGCTAAAGGAAACCTTTATTTCGAGGAGATAACGGAAATTCTCTCTGGAAAATCGTCAATAATTATTGATACTGATCCCCTCAGCTTATATAATCAGTTTCATCCACCATTCTCGTTTCCTATGCCTGCAAAAGACGTAAAGAAGGTAGTTTCAAGGCCGGACATCAGATATGAAAACGTGATGGTATTTTCATCTTCAGAAGACGACGTATCAATGTTGATGAATTCCGATCTTCCAGACAATGTAAAGATACTCTATGATAATACAGATAGATCCTGGACTAATATATACCCATACTCATATTACAGAAAGATCGATCCGGATAGACTTTACTCTCATCTTAAAGACTTCCAAATACTTGACATCCGTGAGGAGTTTGAGCTATTCACCGGATTCATAGAGGGATCGATAAATATACCCTTTTCAAAGATCATGGAGCAGGATATAGATCTTGAAAAAAACAGAACTTATGCGATAATTTGCGCACATGGCAATCGCAGTCGCGTGGCCGTCGAACTTCTCAGCTCCAGAGGATTTGAGGTATATGACGTGCCAGGCGGCATTCAGAAATGGCTAGAGATGGGATTTCCTGTATCATATGTGGAGGATTGA